A genome region from Clostridium sp. JN-9 includes the following:
- a CDS encoding MFS transporter, with protein sequence MAQAIAYVLWQKFSEKKGNNLAIFYAALFMACCPFFYIISKSMFQVAAFTVVTGSATAGTLLLLSNNLYETAPDENRTIYIAAYTVLTNITLIFAPIIGMKIKNITNIYIALLIVGILRILSSFTFYFRYKYLKNKELV encoded by the coding sequence ATAGCACAGGCAATTGCATATGTTCTTTGGCAGAAATTCTCTGAAAAAAAGGGTAATAATTTAGCCATTTTTTATGCTGCTCTTTTTATGGCATGCTGCCCATTCTTTTATATTATCTCAAAAAGCATGTTTCAAGTTGCAGCTTTTACCGTAGTAACTGGTTCGGCTACAGCCGGTACATTATTATTGTTATCTAATAACTTATATGAAACAGCCCCAGATGAAAACAGAACCATTTATATTGCTGCATACACTGTTCTTACTAATATTACTCTCATTTTTGCTCCAATTATAGGTATGAAGATAAAAAATATTACTAACATATATATTGCTTTGCTAATAGTAGGCATATTAAGAATTTTATCATCATTTACATTTTATTTTAGATATAAATATTTAAAAAATAAAGAATTAGTATAA
- a CDS encoding HDIG domain-containing metalloprotein — translation MKLYRLKQFYWAVTARINKSDENFIQENLNDTEKKLFLKLSKSDQKHCLRVAYKVKELCKESNLSDKILVKAALLHDIGKAQCSLGVIDKSLLVIADKILNGNLKKFKNIKKVNTYYNHAEIGYEILKKYDYDEKFLNLIRNHHMKQGNFKDIDKELSILIKSDSEN, via the coding sequence ATGAAGTTATATAGATTAAAACAATTTTACTGGGCAGTTACAGCCAGAATCAATAAAAGTGATGAAAATTTTATTCAAGAGAATTTAAATGATACAGAGAAAAAGTTATTTTTAAAACTTTCCAAATCAGATCAAAAACATTGTTTAAGAGTAGCATATAAAGTAAAAGAATTATGTAAAGAAAGTAATTTAAGTGATAAAATATTAGTGAAAGCTGCATTACTTCATGATATTGGTAAAGCACAGTGTAGTTTAGGGGTTATAGATAAATCATTATTGGTAATTGCAGATAAGATATTAAATGGTAACTTGAAAAAATTCAAAAATATTAAAAAAGTAAATACATATTACAATCATGCAGAAATAGGATATGAAATATTAAAAAAATATGACTATGATGAAAAATTCCTTAATTTAATTAGAAATCATCATATGAAACAGGGCAACTTCAAAGATATAGATAAAGAATTAAGTATTTTAATTAAAAGTGATAGCGAAAATTAA
- a CDS encoding transcription repressor NadR, which yields MSSIERRKLIEDMIKNSEGPLKGQNIAKKLGVTRQVIVKDIAILRAEGKNIIATPDGYLIPFQQENGVKKVIAVNHNEKDIEDELNIIVKFGGVVDDVIVEHPIYGEIKGNLMIRNLYDIQKFISKLSNNLQPLLILTDGIHLHTIEAEDDKHLNMILDELKKAGFLINNEE from the coding sequence ATGAGTTCAATTGAAAGAAGAAAGCTTATTGAAGATATGATAAAAAATAGTGAAGGCCCTTTAAAAGGTCAAAACATAGCAAAAAAACTTGGAGTTACAAGGCAGGTAATAGTTAAGGATATTGCAATATTAAGGGCAGAAGGAAAAAATATCATAGCAACTCCAGATGGGTACCTTATACCATTTCAGCAAGAGAATGGTGTTAAAAAAGTTATTGCAGTAAATCATAATGAAAAAGATATTGAAGATGAATTAAATATTATTGTGAAATTTGGCGGTGTTGTAGACGATGTCATTGTAGAGCACCCTATATATGGTGAAATTAAAGGTAATCTGATGATAAGAAATTTATATGACATACAAAAGTTTATCAGTAAATTAAGCAATAACCTTCAGCCATTACTTATTTTAACTGATGGTATACATCTGCATACTATTGAAGCTGAAGACGATAAACATCTAAATATGATATTAGATGAATTAAAAAAGGCTGGTTTTTTAATAAATAATGAGGAGTAG
- a CDS encoding DUF362 domain-containing protein — translation MEKVALLKCNEYNLELIENNLRHGFDLLGGEDFLKKLIPYNSKVLLKPNMLSVEGQGSLVITNSVMFEAVIRIIKDYSSNISFGDSPGFGDSKRAAEKSGMMAVAEKYGVKFEDFKESVHVKLDDSILCKSWTVARAPYEADVVITLPRLKTHAMAYYTGAIKNQFGCIPGTLKATWHTRMPDANNFCKMLLDLNKLVNTNFAILDGIIAMQGNGPKNGSPYKMNTIIMGKSLSAVDSTAVRLIGYDNPLDTPVLKEAYDSKWGAVLPEEIQVLGETIENMKAKDFQLCRKGGSFYFINPKATNFLRNMIAPSPALIPDKCISCRRCEEVCPEKPRVISMIKIDGKLKPAWNMKECIRCFCCQELCPAGAIETKYTTLGKLLGMNKR, via the coding sequence ATGGAAAAGGTAGCTTTATTAAAGTGTAATGAATATAACCTGGAATTAATTGAAAATAATTTAAGACATGGTTTTGATTTACTTGGTGGAGAAGATTTTTTAAAAAAGCTTATACCTTATAACAGCAAGGTTCTTTTAAAACCAAATATGTTAAGCGTTGAGGGACAAGGTTCCCTGGTAATAACCAATTCTGTAATGTTTGAGGCAGTTATAAGGATAATAAAAGATTATAGCAGTAATATTTCTTTTGGGGATTCTCCTGGTTTTGGGGATTCAAAAAGAGCAGCAGAAAAAAGCGGTATGATGGCAGTAGCAGAAAAATATGGAGTTAAGTTTGAAGATTTTAAAGAATCAGTTCATGTTAAATTAGACGACTCAATATTATGTAAAAGCTGGACAGTTGCCAGGGCCCCTTATGAGGCAGATGTTGTTATTACATTACCAAGATTAAAAACACATGCTATGGCTTATTATACAGGTGCCATTAAGAATCAGTTTGGGTGTATACCAGGAACTTTAAAGGCAACATGGCATACTAGGATGCCTGATGCAAATAATTTCTGCAAAATGCTGCTAGATTTAAATAAGCTGGTTAATACTAATTTTGCAATTTTGGATGGTATTATAGCAATGCAGGGAAATGGACCTAAAAACGGAAGCCCATATAAGATGAATACCATAATAATGGGAAAAAGTTTAAGTGCAGTTGATTCTACTGCTGTGAGACTTATTGGCTATGATAATCCTTTGGATACACCTGTGCTAAAAGAGGCTTATGATAGTAAGTGGGGAGCTGTTCTGCCAGAGGAAATTCAGGTTTTAGGCGAAACAATTGAAAATATGAAAGCAAAAGATTTTCAATTATGCAGGAAAGGCGGGAGTTTTTATTTTATTAATCCTAAAGCAACAAATTTTCTTAGAAATATGATAGCTCCGAGTCCAGCTTTAATTCCGGATAAATGCATATCATGCAGAAGATGTGAAGAGGTATGTCCGGAAAAACCAAGGGTAATTTCTATGATTAAAATTGACGGTAAGCTTAAACCTGCATGGAATATGAAAGAGTGTATACGATGTTTCTGCTGTCAGGAGTTATGTCCAGCAGGAGCAATCGAAACAAAGTATACGACTTTAGGAAAATTACTGGGGATGAATAAGAGGTGA
- a CDS encoding UPF0182 family protein: MKKRITLISVIIALVFILLFLDKIVSFAINVQWFNEVNYLSTYFTKLLAIAKLMIPLFLITFAVIWIYSRSIKNSVTKYKQTDAESGNKSKLGRKLFFIIDAVISFGISYAFSSSYWYTILQFANSVSFNTKDPVFHKDVSFYVFKLPLIQSLYNIIMTLLIFLVIITFITYFVLVSKDKIKSGFAGSFEKISLTNNGLTKFAGKQLAIVSSLILLNLSLGYLLKSYNLVYSTRGVAYGASYTDIHVSLLFYRIIIVISLISAIVIFWSVMHSKVKPIVFSIILIFILIASENIVSTLVQKFVVKPNEKMLEQPYIKNNIDYTKKAFNLDKVEVKDFKVNDNLTKDDITNNKDTIDNIRINSLNPSLEFYNQVQIIRYYYGFNDIDIDRYNINGKYNQVFVAARELNTDSLEPNTWQNKHIIYTHGYGMVMSKVNSVTSEGQPDFVIKDIPPENSTGIKLTNPRIYYGEKTNDYAIVDTKMSEFDYPKGGDNSNNNYNGNGGIKMNAINKLLFSINQRDVNFMLSTDITNNSKILINRNIVERARKIAPFLTYDSDPYIVVNGGRLYWIIDAYTTSNRYPFSEPQDNVNYMRNSVKVIVDAVDGSINYYIVDKTDPIIMSYSKIFPDLFKNISELPSGFKEHLKYPEDMFNTQCSVMGKYHVDDPGVFFNGEDLWEVSKDQKQIDGEKDVNEAPYVIMKLPGEKNEEMVVLKYFNMRNKDNMVGLFAARMDNGNYGKMVLYKFPPQKTVYSPYLFKQKLNQDTTISKELSLWNKDGSKVQFGDTIIVPIRDSLLYVEPVYLRASGKNSIPEMKKIIVSYGDKTILSDSVEGALQQFFNMPADNSSPQAVDNSKNNPNTDKIKAAKDLYDKAIEAQKNGDWAKYGEYIKQLGEQLSSVK; encoded by the coding sequence ATGAAAAAAAGAATTACATTAATTTCAGTAATTATTGCACTGGTATTTATATTGTTATTTTTAGATAAAATAGTTTCATTTGCAATCAATGTACAATGGTTTAATGAAGTTAATTATTTAAGTACTTATTTTACAAAATTATTGGCTATAGCAAAATTAATGATACCATTGTTTTTAATAACCTTTGCAGTTATTTGGATTTATTCCAGAAGTATTAAAAATAGTGTAACAAAGTATAAACAGACTGATGCAGAATCAGGTAATAAAAGTAAACTTGGAAGAAAGTTATTTTTTATAATAGATGCTGTTATTTCATTTGGTATATCATATGCATTTTCATCAAGTTATTGGTATACAATATTACAATTTGCTAATTCTGTAAGCTTCAACACTAAGGATCCAGTATTTCATAAGGATGTTTCATTTTATGTATTTAAGCTGCCATTAATTCAGTCACTATATAATATTATAATGACACTTTTAATATTCCTGGTTATAATTACATTTATTACTTATTTTGTGTTGGTTTCAAAGGATAAAATAAAATCCGGGTTTGCAGGTTCCTTTGAAAAGATAAGTTTAACAAATAATGGTCTAACTAAATTTGCTGGGAAACAATTAGCTATAGTATCATCATTAATATTATTAAATTTATCATTAGGATATTTATTAAAATCTTATAATTTAGTATATAGTACCAGAGGGGTAGCCTATGGTGCCAGTTACACAGATATTCATGTTTCACTTTTATTTTACAGAATTATTATAGTAATTTCTTTAATTTCAGCAATAGTAATTTTTTGGAGTGTTATGCATTCAAAAGTAAAGCCAATAGTCTTTTCCATAATCTTAATATTTATTTTAATAGCCAGCGAGAATATTGTATCCACATTAGTTCAAAAGTTTGTAGTTAAGCCAAATGAAAAAATGCTTGAACAGCCATATATAAAAAATAATATTGATTATACAAAAAAAGCATTTAACCTTGATAAGGTTGAAGTTAAGGATTTTAAAGTTAATGATAATTTAACTAAAGATGATATAACCAATAATAAGGATACAATTGATAATATAAGAATAAATTCATTGAATCCATCTTTAGAATTTTATAATCAGGTTCAAATAATAAGATATTATTATGGTTTTAATGACATTGATATTGATAGATACAATATTAATGGAAAATATAATCAGGTGTTTGTTGCTGCAAGAGAATTAAATACAGATAGTCTTGAGCCAAATACATGGCAGAATAAGCATATAATATATACACATGGTTATGGCATGGTTATGAGCAAAGTTAATTCTGTAACTTCTGAAGGACAGCCAGATTTTGTTATTAAGGATATACCTCCAGAAAACTCAACAGGAATTAAATTAACTAATCCTAGAATTTATTATGGAGAAAAAACCAATGATTACGCAATTGTTGATACCAAAATGTCAGAATTTGATTATCCTAAAGGCGGGGATAATTCCAACAATAATTATAATGGTAATGGTGGAATAAAAATGAATGCAATAAATAAACTTCTTTTTTCCATCAATCAAAGAGATGTAAACTTTATGCTTTCTACGGATATTACAAATAACAGTAAAATATTAATTAATAGAAACATTGTTGAAAGAGCAAGGAAAATAGCACCTTTTTTAACTTATGACAGTGATCCATATATTGTTGTAAATGGAGGCAGGTTATATTGGATAATTGATGCATATACAACATCAAACAGATATCCTTTTTCAGAACCGCAGGATAATGTTAACTATATGAGAAATTCTGTTAAGGTAATAGTAGATGCTGTGGATGGCAGCATAAATTATTATATAGTTGATAAAACTGATCCAATAATAATGAGTTATTCTAAAATATTCCCTGATTTGTTTAAGAATATTTCTGAGTTGCCTAGCGGATTTAAGGAACATCTTAAGTATCCAGAGGATATGTTTAATACCCAGTGCAGTGTTATGGGAAAATATCACGTAGATGATCCTGGAGTATTCTTTAATGGAGAAGATTTATGGGAGGTTTCAAAGGATCAAAAGCAAATTGATGGAGAAAAAGATGTAAATGAAGCACCATATGTAATTATGAAATTACCGGGTGAAAAAAATGAAGAGATGGTAGTTTTAAAATATTTCAATATGAGAAACAAGGATAATATGGTTGGCCTTTTTGCAGCAAGGATGGATAATGGCAATTATGGGAAAATGGTATTGTATAAATTCCCTCCGCAAAAGACAGTTTACAGCCCTTATTTATTTAAACAAAAATTAAATCAGGATACTACTATTTCAAAAGAATTATCTTTATGGAATAAGGATGGTTCTAAGGTTCAGTTTGGAGACACAATTATTGTTCCAATAAGAGATTCTCTTCTATATGTTGAACCTGTATATTTGAGGGCCAGCGGGAAAAACAGTATTCCTGAAATGAAAAAAATTATAGTTTCCTATGGAGACAAAACTATATTATCAGATAGCGTGGAAGGTGCCCTTCAGCAGTTTTTTAATATGCCAGCTGATAATTCAAGTCCACAGGCTGTAGATAATAGCAAGAATAATCCTAATACTGATAAGATTAAAGCAGCAAAGGATTTATATGATAAAGCCATAGAGGCACAAAAAAATGGTGACTGGGCAAAATATGGAGAATATATAAAACAGTTAGGAGAACAATTAAGTTCTGTAAAATAG
- a CDS encoding L,D-transpeptidase family protein: protein MKKNIIRTFIITIIILFMPCILSNNYSKSYNIQSDSNLVNSSEGSKGKNTDDNEITTFVSNTCFKKTYYISGDKVNVYSDNSGDDKVIFTLHKDDIVVAYKESNGYLYCEEGSVGKKGWIKKNTDNLKGELNKNTKYNIDVNLTKQNIVVKENNIEIKNIKCSTGTIGDPDTETPLGQFFIQDKGEYFYSKQYGEGARYYIKFFANYLIHSIPIDEKGNIIEEERNKLGFPASHGCIRVSMEDAKWIYDKIPNGSAILIHY, encoded by the coding sequence ATGAAAAAGAATATAATAAGAACATTTATAATTACTATAATTATACTATTTATGCCATGTATTTTAAGTAACAACTATAGTAAAAGTTATAATATTCAATCTGATAGTAATTTAGTAAATAGTAGTGAAGGCAGCAAAGGGAAAAACACTGATGATAATGAAATTACAACATTTGTTTCAAACACATGCTTTAAGAAAACATATTATATAAGCGGAGATAAGGTTAATGTTTATTCAGATAATAGCGGTGATGATAAAGTAATTTTTACTTTACATAAAGATGATATTGTAGTTGCTTATAAGGAAAGTAATGGATATCTTTACTGTGAAGAAGGAAGTGTAGGGAAAAAGGGATGGATAAAGAAAAATACAGATAATTTAAAAGGAGAGTTAAATAAAAATACAAAGTATAACATAGATGTGAATCTTACAAAACAAAATATAGTTGTTAAAGAGAATAATATAGAAATTAAAAATATTAAGTGTTCCACAGGGACTATAGGGGATCCTGATACAGAAACGCCTCTGGGTCAGTTTTTTATTCAAGACAAAGGAGAGTATTTCTATAGCAAACAATATGGGGAGGGGGCACGTTACTATATTAAATTTTTTGCAAATTATTTGATACATTCTATTCCTATTGATGAAAAAGGTAATATAATAGAAGAGGAAAGAAATAAATTAGGTTTCCCGGCTTCACATGGCTGTATCAGAGTATCCATGGAGGATGCAAAGTGGATATATGATAAAATACCAAATGGTTCAGCCATATTAATACATTATTAA
- a CDS encoding FAD-dependent oxidoreductase: MDYDVIILGGGIIGCAVAYELSKYSLNIALIEKDYDIADDVALVNSAVIYDGAECKDTLMSKLELSGNKLLKNIVKKFNVPFKECGSLIIAQNDEEEKSIYEMYNRALEREIKDIDILDSDKVYQMEPNLKSKVKKALYLKDTGVICPYDLALSYGEIAFDNGVNFKLEEEVLDIQKVTKGYKVITNKNKFTCNLVINTTPGENYSVDTNEKPSKNRCNLDYFLLEHDFESNFNNIITTIGKDNNKVFSVPTVQGNTIVSVISNNRISFNEAKKSVMYLVGELKDNFINNFYRWNYYNDNIIIDDSLIHEGYIKIQGKHYAEVTMTPFIAKMVCETIVNNLNCVLKKDFIDKRREFYKFRDLNNEERNQIIKMNKSYGKIVCLCQKVTEGEIIDAIRRPLGARTVEGVKRRTGVTLGGCQGAGCLDKIVSILARETNKNMTEIVKDSKNSKILRYRIKEFDSV; encoded by the coding sequence ATGGATTACGATGTAATTATACTTGGGGGTGGCATAATAGGATGTGCTGTTGCTTATGAGCTCTCAAAATATAGTTTAAATATAGCTTTAATTGAGAAAGATTATGACATAGCCGATGATGTAGCATTAGTTAATTCCGCTGTTATATATGACGGAGCTGAATGTAAAGATACTTTGATGTCTAAATTAGAGTTAAGCGGAAATAAGCTGCTAAAAAATATAGTAAAAAAATTTAATGTTCCATTTAAGGAATGTGGTTCTCTTATTATTGCACAAAATGATGAAGAGGAAAAATCAATATATGAAATGTATAATAGAGCATTGGAAAGAGAAATAAAGGATATAGACATATTAGATAGTGATAAAGTATATCAGATGGAGCCAAATCTGAAGAGTAAAGTGAAAAAAGCATTATATTTAAAAGATACAGGGGTTATCTGCCCATATGATTTAGCCTTATCTTATGGAGAAATTGCTTTTGACAATGGTGTAAACTTTAAATTAGAGGAAGAAGTTCTGGATATACAGAAGGTAACTAAAGGATATAAAGTTATAACTAATAAAAATAAATTTACCTGTAATCTAGTAATAAATACAACTCCAGGAGAAAATTACTCTGTAGATACAAATGAAAAGCCAAGCAAAAATAGATGTAATCTAGATTATTTTTTATTAGAACATGACTTTGAATCAAATTTTAACAACATAATTACAACCATTGGAAAGGATAATAATAAAGTTTTTTCAGTTCCAACAGTTCAAGGAAATACCATTGTTTCAGTTATATCTAATAATAGGATTAGCTTTAATGAGGCAAAAAAAAGTGTGATGTATTTAGTTGGTGAGCTGAAGGATAATTTTATTAATAACTTTTATAGATGGAACTATTATAATGACAATATAATAATAGATGATAGTCTGATTCATGAAGGCTACATTAAAATACAGGGAAAGCACTATGCTGAAGTAACCATGACACCATTTATCGCAAAAATGGTTTGTGAGACTATAGTTAATAATTTGAACTGTGTTTTAAAAAAGGATTTTATTGATAAAAGAAGAGAGTTTTATAAATTTAGAGATTTAAACAATGAAGAAAGAAATCAAATAATAAAAATGAATAAAAGCTATGGGAAAATAGTCTGCTTATGCCAAAAGGTTACTGAGGGAGAAATTATTGATGCCATCAGAAGACCTTTAGGTGCAAGGACTGTAGAAGGTGTTAAAAGAAGAACCGGGGTTACCCTTGGCGGATGTCAGGGGGCTGGATGCTTAGATAAAATTGTTTCTATTCTAGCCAGAGAAACTAATAAAAATATGACTGAAATAGTTAAGGATTCAAAGAATTCCAAGATATTAAGATACAGAATTAAGGAATTTGACAGCGTATAA
- a CDS encoding DUF1667 domain-containing protein, whose amino-acid sequence MIKQIICKECYEKCVLDIDEDNGKLLVSGNNCIKGIEYAEREKDNNKEIFTTLVRIKGGKFNVVPVKSTEPIDKSLWIECSKALSRLYVGAPIKAGDIVCKNLLNTGVDIVSIKNIDKFS is encoded by the coding sequence TTGATTAAACAAATTATTTGTAAGGAATGCTATGAAAAATGCGTTTTGGACATAGATGAAGACAATGGAAAATTACTGGTAAGTGGTAATAACTGTATAAAAGGTATAGAATACGCAGAAAGGGAGAAGGACAATAACAAAGAAATATTTACTACTCTTGTTAGAATTAAGGGTGGAAAATTCAATGTTGTTCCAGTAAAAAGCACTGAACCAATTGACAAATCATTGTGGATTGAATGTTCTAAAGCACTTAGCAGATTATATGTAGGTGCACCTATAAAGGCAGGAGATATAGTATGTAAGAATCTCCTAAACACAGGAGTTGATATTGTAAGTATAAAAAATATTGATAAATTTTCATAG
- the serS gene encoding serine--tRNA ligase, whose translation MLDLIRIRNNKEQVKLSMKNRGENFDITLIDEVLKLDEKRRQILSEAEALRQKRKQVSSQISGLKKEEENVQSIRIEMKKLAQEIKQHDTSLNELNEKIKYIMLRIPNIPNSEVPEGKNEEDNIEIKKWGQPAKLDFKVKAHWDIGADLDILDFQRAGKIAGPRFAVYKADGARLERAVINYFLDTHVDKNGYTEIFTPYIVNKESMIGTGQLPKFEEDTFKITNSDYFLIPTAEVPVTNLFRDEIINGDDLPIKYVAYSACFRAEKSSAGRDTRGLIRQHQFNKVELVKFSKPEQSYKELGELVEDAEGVLQGLKLPYRIVKVCKGDLGFTAAFKYDIEVWMPSYNKYVEISSCSNFEDFQARRANIKYKENQKSKPRFVHTLNGSALAIGRTVAAILENYQKADGTVEIPQVLIPYMGGKYDIK comes from the coding sequence ATGCTGGATTTAATAAGAATAAGAAATAATAAAGAGCAAGTTAAATTATCAATGAAAAACAGAGGAGAAAACTTCGATATAACGCTTATAGATGAGGTATTAAAGCTTGATGAAAAAAGAAGACAGATTTTAAGTGAAGCAGAAGCTTTAAGGCAAAAAAGAAAACAAGTATCATCACAAATATCAGGATTAAAAAAAGAAGAAGAAAATGTGCAGTCCATAAGGATAGAAATGAAAAAGCTGGCACAGGAAATTAAGCAGCATGATACAAGTTTAAATGAGCTTAATGAAAAGATTAAGTATATTATGTTAAGGATACCTAATATTCCAAATTCAGAGGTGCCTGAAGGTAAAAATGAAGAAGATAATATTGAGATTAAAAAATGGGGACAGCCTGCAAAACTTGATTTTAAAGTAAAAGCTCATTGGGATATTGGTGCAGATTTAGACATACTGGATTTTCAAAGAGCAGGGAAAATAGCCGGGCCAAGATTTGCAGTATATAAAGCAGATGGAGCAAGACTAGAAAGGGCAGTAATAAACTATTTTCTTGATACCCATGTTGATAAAAATGGATATACTGAAATATTCACACCTTATATAGTTAACAAAGAAAGCATGATTGGTACAGGTCAGCTTCCAAAGTTTGAGGAAGATACTTTTAAGATTACTAATAGTGACTATTTTTTAATACCAACTGCAGAAGTTCCAGTGACAAATTTATTTAGGGATGAAATAATAAATGGTGATGATTTACCAATAAAATATGTTGCCTACAGTGCATGCTTCAGAGCAGAAAAAAGCTCAGCAGGAAGAGATACCAGGGGATTAATCAGGCAGCATCAGTTTAACAAAGTTGAGCTGGTTAAGTTTTCAAAACCAGAACAGTCCTATAAAGAATTAGGGGAGCTTGTGGAAGATGCTGAAGGAGTTTTACAGGGTCTAAAGCTGCCTTATAGAATTGTTAAAGTATGCAAGGGAGATTTAGGCTTTACAGCAGCCTTTAAATATGACATTGAGGTCTGGATGCCCAGCTATAATAAATATGTGGAAATATCAAGCTGTAGTAATTTTGAGGATTTTCAGGCAAGACGGGCAAATATAAAATATAAAGAAAATCAAAAATCAAAACCAAGGTTTGTTCATACATTAAATGGATCAGCATTAGCCATAGGAAGAACAGTAGCTGCAATACTGGAAAATTATCAAAAGGCTGATGGAACAGTTGAAATCCCTCAAGTATTAATACCATATATGGGTGGAAAATATGATATAAAATAG
- a CDS encoding GNAT family protein, whose translation MLRGKKVLLRSIEKRDINIIYDFIIEDELKKLDGFYELPPGKEYIMENFNKIIGSEKKYLSIINEKGVLIGYISFKELKDTCNVYKLGITIGKGFWNRGYGQDSIITLLQYLFLFRGAQRVELEVLDFNERAINAYKKCGFVEEGRKRKGFFSQGQYHDLVIMGIIKEDYFQNK comes from the coding sequence ATGCTTAGAGGAAAGAAGGTACTATTAAGATCAATAGAAAAAAGGGATATAAATATTATATATGATTTTATAATTGAAGATGAATTAAAAAAACTAGATGGATTTTATGAATTACCTCCTGGGAAAGAATATATAATGGAGAATTTTAATAAAATAATTGGATCAGAAAAGAAGTATTTAAGTATAATAAATGAAAAAGGCGTTTTAATAGGATATATATCATTTAAAGAATTGAAGGATACATGTAATGTATATAAACTAGGTATTACTATAGGCAAGGGCTTTTGGAACAGGGGATACGGGCAGGATTCCATAATTACATTACTTCAGTATTTGTTTTTATTCAGGGGAGCCCAAAGAGTAGAATTAGAAGTGCTGGATTTCAATGAAAGAGCTATTAATGCTTATAAAAAGTGTGGATTTGTTGAGGAGGGAAGGAAAAGGAAGGGATTCTTCTCACAGGGGCAATATCATGATCTGGTTATCATGGGTATAATTAAAGAAGATTACTTTCAAAATAAATAA
- a CDS encoding hydrolase — MKIKKLIIFSIIVVLTAGVIYFVLNNPDSRGFINNNINKLEGKTLNNKFETKIKSGNLSTDYNIDKVVSDIDKFKLNTLNVPIVVNVKDLSSSNMTVDKSSEEKAKKLFKKLRGKKVNIILEPYPWIDNGSKYETAWNPSDINDFFWNWKNNVLKVLIDDIAVPYHVDALNIGTSFVNMEYAEGYWCDTADYVRKYYKGLITYRTSWWYTADWKPDTVEAYNKKLNNKFFSKLDFISIAAYFELTNNKTNSVQNITDAIESTQIYNRKQNVKQEVKNFHSKWNKPIFFGELGFPKTDEASVHPWNPYENSTINNIEQANCFEAYRREFENEKWLLGFSIFAIGEDGSDKHYYPSNESTAVIKNWYSSSK, encoded by the coding sequence ATGAAAATCAAGAAATTAATAATATTTAGTATAATTGTTGTTTTAACAGCAGGTGTAATTTACTTTGTCTTAAATAATCCTGATTCCAGGGGATTCATAAATAATAATATAAATAAGTTAGAGGGTAAGACATTAAATAATAAATTTGAAACAAAAATAAAATCCGGTAATTTATCAACAGACTATAATATTGATAAAGTGGTAAGTGATATAGATAAATTTAAATTAAATACTTTAAATGTGCCTATTGTTGTAAATGTAAAGGACCTTTCCTCAAGTAATATGACTGTAGATAAATCAAGTGAGGAAAAGGCAAAGAAATTGTTTAAAAAGCTTAGAGGGAAAAAAGTAAATATTATATTGGAGCCGTATCCATGGATAGATAATGGAAGTAAATATGAAACTGCATGGAATCCCAGTGATATCAATGATTTCTTTTGGAATTGGAAAAATAATGTTTTAAAGGTTTTAATTGATGATATAGCTGTTCCCTATCATGTAGATGCTCTTAATATTGGAACAAGTTTTGTAAATATGGAATATGCTGAGGGATACTGGTGTGATACTGCTGATTATGTCAGAAAGTATTATAAAGGACTGATTACATATAGAACCAGCTGGTGGTATACAGCTGATTGGAAACCTGACACTGTTGAAGCATATAATAAAAAGTTAAACAATAAGTTTTTTTCAAAATTGGATTTTATATCTATTGCGGCATATTTTGAACTTACAAATAATAAAACAAATTCAGTTCAAAATATTACAGATGCTATAGAAAGTACACAAATTTATAATAGAAAGCAGAATGTAAAGCAGGAAGTAAAAAACTTTCATAGTAAGTGGAATAAACCTATTTTCTTTGGAGAACTTGGCTTTCCTAAAACAGATGAAGCATCAGTGCATCCATGGAATCCATATGAAAACAGTACTATAAATAATATTGAACAGGCTAATTGCTTTGAAGCATATAGAAGAGAGTTTGAAAATGAAAAATGGCTATTAGGGTTTTCAATATTTGCTATTGGAGAAGATGGCAGCGATAAGCACTATTATCCCAGTAATGAAAGTACTGCAGTTATTAAAAATTGGTATAGCAGTTCAAAATAA